The following proteins come from a genomic window of Mustela lutreola isolate mMusLut2 chromosome 6, mMusLut2.pri, whole genome shotgun sequence:
- the POU5F1 gene encoding POU domain, class 5, transcription factor 1, producing MAGHLASDLAFSPPPGGGGDGPGGPEPGWVDPRTWLSFPGPPGGSGIGPGVGPGAEVWGIPSCPPPYEFCGGMAYCGPQVGVGLVPQGGLETSQPEGERGAGVESNSEGASPEPCAAPPGAVKPDKEKQEQNPEESQDIKALQKDLEQFAKLLKQKRITLGYTQADVGLTLGVLFGKVFSQTTICRFEALQLSFKNMCKLRPLLQKWVEEADNNENLQEICKAETLVQARKRKRTSIENRVRGNLENMFLQCPKPTLQQISHIAQQLGLEKDVVRVWFCNRRQKGKRSSSDYSQREDFEAAGSPFSGAPVSFPLAPGPHFGTPGYGGPHFTTLYSSVPFPEGEGFPSVSVTTLGSPMHSN from the exons ATGGCGGGACACCTGGCTTCCGACTTGGCCTTCTCGCCCCCGCCGGGCGGTGGAGGCGATGGGCCGGGAGGGCCGGAGCCCGGTTGGGTTGACCCTCGGACCTGGCTGAGCTTCCCAGGCCCTCCCGGCGGGTCGGGAATCGGTCCGGGAGTCGGGCCGGGCGCTGAGGTGTGGGGGATTCCCTCGTGCCCCCCGCCCTATGAGTTCTGCGGAGGGATGGCGTACTGTGGACCTCAGGTTGGAGTGGGGCTGGTGCCCCAAGGCGGCCTGGAGACCTCCCAGCCGGAGGGCGAGCGGGGAGCCGGGGTGGAGAGCAACTCCGAGGGAGCCTCCCCGGAGCCCTGCGCTGCACCCCCTGGGGCTGTGAAGCCggacaaggagaagcaggagcAAAACCCCGAGGAG TCGCAAGACATCAAAGCTCTGCAGAAAGACCTGGAACAGTTTGCCAAGCTCCTGAAGCAGAAGAGGATCACCCTGGGATATACtcaggccgatgtggggctcaccCTGGGGGTTCTCTTTG GGAAGGTGTTCAGCCAGACCACCATTTGCCGCTTTGAGGCTCTGCAGCTCAGTTTCAAGAACATGTGTAAGCTGCGGCCCCTGCTGCAGAAGTGGGTGGAGGAAGCTGACAACAACGAAAACCTACAGGAG aTATGCAAAGCAGAGACCCTCGTGCAGGCCCGAAAGAGAAAGCGAACAAGTATCGAGAACCGCGTGAGAGGCAACCTGGAGAACATGTTCCTGCAGTGCCCGAAGCCCACCCTGCAGCAGATCAGCCACATTGCCCAGCAGCTCGGCCTTGAGAAGGAC GTGGTCCGAGTGTGGTTCTGCAATCGTCGGCAGAAGGGCAAACGGTCAAGCAGTGACTATTCGCAACGAGAGGATTTTGAGGCTGCTGGATCCCCTTTCTCAGGGGCACCAGTATCCTTTCCTCTGGCACCAGGGCCCCATTTTGGTACCCCAGGGTATGGGGGCCCTCACTTCACTACGCTGTACTCCTCAGTCCCTTTCCCTGAGGGTGAAGGCTTTCCCTCTGTGTCTGTCACCACTCTGGGCTCTCCCATGCATTCAAACTGA
- the TCF19 gene encoding transcription factor 19 isoform X3: MVRGGFALRAPRTREFRRRGGSCPRAETAPLWTPASSLSNSHGSASSGQSRRGPTATAHAGTAWRDYLETAPRGAGCTYRLGRRADLCDVPLQPQQEPSLISGVHAELHAERRGDDWRVSLEDHSSQGTLVNNVRLPRGHRLELSDGDLVTFGPEGPPGTSPSEFYFMFQQVRVKPQDFAAITIPRSSEEGTKAGFWPMLPPQGAPQRPLSTLSPAPKATLILNSIGSLSKLRPLPLTFSRSGGEPQSLPIPTPPREVGTTPSAPPPRNRRKSAHRVLAELDDEGETPEGPPPVFMEPRKKLRVETTPQTPGGGDDYRESVHCYGY; the protein is encoded by the exons ATGGTACGGGGCGGGTTCGCTTTGCGCGCACCTCGGACCCGGGAGTTCCGAAGGCGGGGCGGGAGCTGCCCGCGCGCGGAGACCGCGCCCCTCTGGACCCCGGCTTCCTCGCTGTCAAACAGCCACGGTAGCGCCAGCTCCGGCCAGAGCCGGAGGGGTCCCACGGCCACCGCACACGCTGGCACTGCCTGGAGAGACTACTTGGAGACCGCACCGCG CGGGGCTGGCTGCACCTACCGCTTGGGCCGTAGGGCGGACCTGTGTGATGTGCCGCTGCAGCCCCAGCAGGAACCCAGCCTCATCTCTGGAGTCCACGCAGAGCTGCACGCTGAGCGCAGGGGTGATGACTGGAGGGTCAGCCTGGAGGACCATAGCAGCCAAG GGACTCTGGTCAATAATGTCCGACTCCCAAGGGGTCACAGGCTGGAGTTGAGTGATGGGGACCTTGTGACTTTTGGTCCTGAAGGGCCCCCAGGAACCAGCCCTTCGGAGTTCTACTTCATGTTTCAGCAAGTCCGAGTCAAACCTCAAGACTTCGCAGCCATTACCATCCCGCGGTCTAGTGAAGAGGGAACCAAGGCTGGCTTCTGGCCTATGCTGCCCCCCCAGGGGGCCCCACAGCGCCCCCTCAGcaccctttcccctgcccccaaaGCCACACTGATCCTCAATTCCATCGGTAGTCTCAGCAAGCTCAGACCTCTGCCCCTGACCTTCTCCCGGAGTGGGGGTGAGCCACAGAGCCTGCCTATTCCCACTCCTCCTAGGGAGGTGGGGAccactccttctgccccacccccaagaaaTCGGAGGAAATCCGCTCACCGAGTGTTGGCAGAGCTGGATGATGAGGGAGAGACTCCTGAGGGCCCCCCACCAGTCTTTATGGAGCCCAGGAAGAAACTCCGTGTAGAGACAACCCCACAGACACCTGGTGG TGGGGATGACTACAGGGAAAGTGTCCATTGCTATGGATATTGA
- the TCF19 gene encoding transcription factor 19 isoform X1: protein MVRGGFALRAPRTREFRRRGGSCPRAETAPLWTPASSLSNSHGSASSGQSRRGPTATAHAGTAWRDYLETAPRGAGCTYRLGRRADLCDVPLQPQQEPSLISGVHAELHAERRGDDWRVSLEDHSSQGTLVNNVRLPRGHRLELSDGDLVTFGPEGPPGTSPSEFYFMFQQVRVKPQDFAAITIPRSSEEGTKAGFWPMLPPQGAPQRPLSTLSPAPKATLILNSIGSLSKLRPLPLTFSRSGGEPQSLPIPTPPREVGTTPSAPPPRNRRKSAHRVLAELDDEGETPEGPPPVFMEPRKKLRVETTPQTPGGNRRGRPRKHPVRSPRAPPADGSGEPCAAPCCYLPEEQTVAWVQCDGCDLWFHVACVGYSIQAAREADFRCPGCRIGIQT, encoded by the exons ATGGTACGGGGCGGGTTCGCTTTGCGCGCACCTCGGACCCGGGAGTTCCGAAGGCGGGGCGGGAGCTGCCCGCGCGCGGAGACCGCGCCCCTCTGGACCCCGGCTTCCTCGCTGTCAAACAGCCACGGTAGCGCCAGCTCCGGCCAGAGCCGGAGGGGTCCCACGGCCACCGCACACGCTGGCACTGCCTGGAGAGACTACTTGGAGACCGCACCGCG CGGGGCTGGCTGCACCTACCGCTTGGGCCGTAGGGCGGACCTGTGTGATGTGCCGCTGCAGCCCCAGCAGGAACCCAGCCTCATCTCTGGAGTCCACGCAGAGCTGCACGCTGAGCGCAGGGGTGATGACTGGAGGGTCAGCCTGGAGGACCATAGCAGCCAAG GGACTCTGGTCAATAATGTCCGACTCCCAAGGGGTCACAGGCTGGAGTTGAGTGATGGGGACCTTGTGACTTTTGGTCCTGAAGGGCCCCCAGGAACCAGCCCTTCGGAGTTCTACTTCATGTTTCAGCAAGTCCGAGTCAAACCTCAAGACTTCGCAGCCATTACCATCCCGCGGTCTAGTGAAGAGGGAACCAAGGCTGGCTTCTGGCCTATGCTGCCCCCCCAGGGGGCCCCACAGCGCCCCCTCAGcaccctttcccctgcccccaaaGCCACACTGATCCTCAATTCCATCGGTAGTCTCAGCAAGCTCAGACCTCTGCCCCTGACCTTCTCCCGGAGTGGGGGTGAGCCACAGAGCCTGCCTATTCCCACTCCTCCTAGGGAGGTGGGGAccactccttctgccccacccccaagaaaTCGGAGGAAATCCGCTCACCGAGTGTTGGCAGAGCTGGATGATGAGGGAGAGACTCCTGAGGGCCCCCCACCAGTCTTTATGGAGCCCAGGAAGAAACTCCGTGTAGAGACAACCCCACAGACACCTGGTGG AAATAGGCGTGGACGACCTCGGAAGCACCCAGTGCGCTCTCCCAGGGCTCCCCCAGCAGATGGGAGTGGGGAGCCCTGTGCAGCCCCTTGTTGCTACCTACCGGAAGAACAAACAGTTGCCTGGGTTCAGTGTGATGGTTGTGACCTCTGGTTCCATGTGGCCTGTGTTGGCTACAGCATCCAGGCTGCCAGGGAGGCTGACTTCCGGTGCCCAGGGTGTCGTATAGGTATCCAGACCTAA
- the TCF19 gene encoding transcription factor 19 isoform X2, producing MLPCFQLLRIGGGRGGDLYTFHPSGAGCTYRLGRRADLCDVPLQPQQEPSLISGVHAELHAERRGDDWRVSLEDHSSQGTLVNNVRLPRGHRLELSDGDLVTFGPEGPPGTSPSEFYFMFQQVRVKPQDFAAITIPRSSEEGTKAGFWPMLPPQGAPQRPLSTLSPAPKATLILNSIGSLSKLRPLPLTFSRSGGEPQSLPIPTPPREVGTTPSAPPPRNRRKSAHRVLAELDDEGETPEGPPPVFMEPRKKLRVETTPQTPGGNRRGRPRKHPVRSPRAPPADGSGEPCAAPCCYLPEEQTVAWVQCDGCDLWFHVACVGYSIQAAREADFRCPGCRIGIQT from the exons ATGCTGCCCTGTTTCCAGCTGCTGCGCAtagggggaggcaggggtggtGATCTCTACACCTTCCACCCTAGCGGGGCTGGCTGCACCTACCGCTTGGGCCGTAGGGCGGACCTGTGTGATGTGCCGCTGCAGCCCCAGCAGGAACCCAGCCTCATCTCTGGAGTCCACGCAGAGCTGCACGCTGAGCGCAGGGGTGATGACTGGAGGGTCAGCCTGGAGGACCATAGCAGCCAAG GGACTCTGGTCAATAATGTCCGACTCCCAAGGGGTCACAGGCTGGAGTTGAGTGATGGGGACCTTGTGACTTTTGGTCCTGAAGGGCCCCCAGGAACCAGCCCTTCGGAGTTCTACTTCATGTTTCAGCAAGTCCGAGTCAAACCTCAAGACTTCGCAGCCATTACCATCCCGCGGTCTAGTGAAGAGGGAACCAAGGCTGGCTTCTGGCCTATGCTGCCCCCCCAGGGGGCCCCACAGCGCCCCCTCAGcaccctttcccctgcccccaaaGCCACACTGATCCTCAATTCCATCGGTAGTCTCAGCAAGCTCAGACCTCTGCCCCTGACCTTCTCCCGGAGTGGGGGTGAGCCACAGAGCCTGCCTATTCCCACTCCTCCTAGGGAGGTGGGGAccactccttctgccccacccccaagaaaTCGGAGGAAATCCGCTCACCGAGTGTTGGCAGAGCTGGATGATGAGGGAGAGACTCCTGAGGGCCCCCCACCAGTCTTTATGGAGCCCAGGAAGAAACTCCGTGTAGAGACAACCCCACAGACACCTGGTGG AAATAGGCGTGGACGACCTCGGAAGCACCCAGTGCGCTCTCCCAGGGCTCCCCCAGCAGATGGGAGTGGGGAGCCCTGTGCAGCCCCTTGTTGCTACCTACCGGAAGAACAAACAGTTGCCTGGGTTCAGTGTGATGGTTGTGACCTCTGGTTCCATGTGGCCTGTGTTGGCTACAGCATCCAGGCTGCCAGGGAGGCTGACTTCCGGTGCCCAGGGTGTCGTATAGGTATCCAGACCTAA